A single window of Pontibacillus chungwhensis DNA harbors:
- the accD gene encoding acetyl-CoA carboxylase, carboxyltransferase subunit beta — protein sequence MLKDFFSKKKKYASIPREEAKQEIPEGLMQKCPNCHKIFYRKELKKNLNVCPNCSFHHQMTARERIDSLFDEHTFEEWDQNIVTENPLGFPGYLEKVEKDREKTGLNEAVVTGKGKMDGLETAFAVMDSRFRMGSMGSVVGEKIARAVEKAREQQIPFIIFTASGGARMQEGVLSLMQMTKTSVAIQRFSDAGGLMISVMTHPTTGGVSASFASIGDYNFAEPGALIGFAGRRIIEQTIREELPEDFQTAEFLLKHGHLDQVIPRHDMKEILTTLLDIHEGGAQSS from the coding sequence TTGCTTAAAGATTTTTTTAGCAAGAAGAAAAAATACGCATCCATACCTCGGGAAGAAGCAAAGCAAGAGATTCCCGAAGGATTAATGCAAAAATGTCCTAATTGTCATAAAATCTTTTACCGTAAAGAATTAAAAAAGAACTTAAATGTCTGCCCAAACTGTTCTTTCCATCACCAAATGACAGCGAGAGAACGTATTGATAGTCTATTTGATGAACATACTTTCGAAGAATGGGATCAAAATATTGTTACGGAGAACCCGCTAGGCTTTCCAGGCTATCTTGAGAAAGTTGAAAAAGACCGCGAGAAGACAGGTTTAAATGAAGCGGTTGTAACTGGTAAAGGAAAAATGGATGGCTTAGAAACGGCCTTCGCTGTTATGGACTCTCGTTTTCGTATGGGGAGTATGGGGTCTGTTGTCGGCGAGAAAATTGCTCGCGCTGTAGAAAAGGCACGAGAACAACAAATTCCGTTTATTATATTCACAGCCAGTGGTGGAGCTCGTATGCAAGAGGGTGTTCTTAGCCTTATGCAAATGACAAAAACTTCTGTAGCTATCCAACGCTTTAGTGATGCAGGTGGGCTTATGATTTCAGTTATGACCCATCCTACTACAGGTGGTGTTTCGGCAAGTTTTGCTTCCATTGGAGATTATAATTTTGCAGAACCAGGAGCTTTGATTGGCTTCGCGGGACGAAGAATTATAGAACAAACCATTCGCGAAGAATTGCCAGAAGACTTCCAAACAGCTGAGTTCCTATTAAAGCATGGTCATTTGGACCAAGTGATCCCACGTCACGATATGAAAGAAATCTTAACAACTCTACTAGATATCCATGAAGGAGGTGCACAATCATCGTGA
- a CDS encoding DUF441 domain-containing protein: protein MVISQSTIFLLILFLLGLIGKNQSIMIAVYVLAGLKLFKLDEKVFPFFESKGMSIGVTIITISVLIPIATGEIGFKELAGSVKSYYAWICLGAGMFVAFVARDGLSLLASDPQLTTALIIGTILAVVFFNGVAVGPLIGAGIAYMAMKLVDSIVKLF from the coding sequence ATGGTTATATCACAGTCTACTATTTTCTTACTTATATTATTCTTATTAGGACTCATTGGAAAAAATCAATCTATTATGATTGCTGTGTACGTGTTAGCTGGATTAAAGCTTTTTAAATTAGATGAGAAGGTGTTCCCGTTCTTTGAATCAAAAGGAATGAGTATTGGTGTGACGATAATCACGATCTCAGTCTTAATTCCTATTGCTACAGGAGAAATTGGTTTTAAAGAACTCGCCGGAAGTGTGAAGTCTTATTATGCTTGGATTTGTTTAGGAGCAGGAATGTTTGTCGCTTTTGTTGCACGGGATGGACTAAGCTTGCTAGCAAGCGACCCACAATTAACAACTGCTTTGATCATTGGAACCATTCTTGCTGTTGTTTTCTTTAATGGTGTTGCCGTTGGCCCCCTTATTGGGGCGGGGATAGCTTATATGGCGATGAAGTTGGTTGATAGTATTGTTAAATTATTCTAA
- the ytvI gene encoding sporulation integral membrane protein YtvI, with product MDQDQVWLILARVIRSLLVGIILISAIYATFLLWTYLYPFIIALCIAYLINPLVTVLEKRLHTPRSLAVFIAILLLLGAIIGIITLLVVELIDGFTYLGMQLPDHFKTLISYLENLLTYQIVPLYERLTSFMNTLDASQQQEIITQIQNVGANIAQSGAELLGEILNAIPSYLKKLPNFATVLIFSLLGTFFISKDWYKLGRRIKQFTPSKVAESGVNVFDGLQKALLGFVKAQFTLISITAFIVLLGLLILRVEYAVTIAILTGAVDLLPYLGTGFVFVPWIVYMFFTGNYFLTIGLSILYTIVIIQRQMMEPKVLSSNIGLDPLATLMALFVGFQLFGFLGLIIGPVSLVIINTLHQSGVFKEIWGYIIGKTSSL from the coding sequence ATGGATCAAGACCAAGTCTGGCTAATTTTAGCTCGTGTAATAAGAAGTCTATTGGTTGGAATCATTCTGATCTCAGCTATTTATGCGACCTTTTTATTATGGACATACCTTTATCCTTTTATTATTGCTCTATGCATTGCTTATTTAATTAACCCTCTAGTAACGGTATTAGAAAAGCGTCTCCACACCCCAAGAAGCCTGGCTGTCTTTATTGCGATCTTACTCTTACTAGGAGCCATTATCGGGATCATTACTCTCTTAGTAGTGGAACTCATTGACGGCTTTACGTATCTAGGAATGCAGCTACCCGATCATTTTAAAACGTTAATCTCTTACCTTGAAAACCTATTAACGTACCAAATTGTCCCGCTGTATGAACGACTGACTTCCTTTATGAATACCTTAGACGCCTCTCAACAACAAGAAATCATCACTCAGATCCAAAATGTCGGGGCCAATATTGCCCAAAGTGGGGCTGAATTACTTGGGGAAATTCTAAACGCCATCCCTTCTTATCTTAAGAAACTTCCGAACTTCGCGACTGTGTTAATTTTTTCATTGCTTGGCACCTTCTTTATCAGCAAAGACTGGTATAAGCTTGGTAGGAGAATTAAGCAATTCACTCCTTCTAAAGTAGCCGAATCGGGTGTGAATGTTTTTGACGGGCTGCAAAAAGCACTTCTTGGTTTTGTTAAAGCTCAATTCACACTGATTTCCATAACAGCCTTCATTGTTCTCCTTGGATTACTTATCTTACGGGTTGAATACGCTGTAACCATAGCCATTCTAACAGGAGCAGTGGACCTCCTTCCTTATTTGGGGACCGGGTTTGTATTTGTTCCATGGATTGTATACATGTTCTTTACCGGAAACTATTTTCTCACTATTGGACTCTCTATTTTATATACCATCGTAATCATTCAACGACAGATGATGGAGCCTAAAGTGCTTTCATCAAACATTGGATTAGACCCTCTTGCGACGTTAATGGCTTTATTTGTAGGCTTTCAACTCTTTGGATTCCTCGGGCTTATCATTGGTCCAGTTTCGCTCGTCATTATAAATACTCTTCATCAAAGCGGAGTCTTTAAAGAGATATGGGGATACATTATAGGGAAAACAAGTTCTTTATAA
- the pyk gene encoding pyruvate kinase, giving the protein MKKKTKIVCTIGPASENVEQLTELMESGMNVARLNFSHGDFDEHGARIQNIRQAAKQTGNTVAILLDTKGPEIRTGKLKEGEIYLEKGSEINVSMDEELEGDENRFAVTYPGLINDVHVGGKILLDDGLVELEVIEVLKEQNEIRTRVLNSGPLKNKKGVNVPNVSVNLPGITDKDAADIIFGIEQGVDFIAASFVRRASDVLEIRELLEKHDATHIQIIPKIENQEGVDNIKEILEVSDGLMVARGDLGVEIPAEEVPLVQKELIRQCNQAGKPVITATQMLDSMQRNPRPTRAEASDVANAIFDGTDAIMLSGETAAGSYPVEAVTTMNNIALRAESALDHQMILSNLSRTSDMTITDAISQSVTHTAMNLDVASILTPTESGYTAKMISKYRPKAPLVAVTSDERVQRMLSLVWGVHAVLGERSESTDDMLTKAIENGLKTGAFNRGDRVIITAGVPVGESGTTNLMKVHVVGDVVAKGQGIGKKSAFGKAVIAKTAEEANSKVEEGDILVTIGTDKEMMPAIEKASGLVTQEGGLTSHAAVVGLSLGIPVIVGVSEATTIVNDGDEITIDSARGDIYQGHASVL; this is encoded by the coding sequence ATGAAAAAGAAAACAAAGATTGTATGTACGATTGGACCAGCGTCTGAGAACGTTGAGCAATTAACGGAACTAATGGAATCGGGCATGAACGTTGCTCGCCTGAACTTCTCTCACGGAGATTTTGACGAGCACGGTGCACGCATCCAAAATATTCGCCAAGCTGCCAAACAAACAGGTAATACGGTAGCCATCCTTTTAGATACAAAAGGACCAGAAATCCGTACTGGTAAACTTAAAGAAGGCGAGATCTACCTTGAAAAGGGTTCTGAAATTAATGTATCTATGGATGAAGAACTTGAAGGTGACGAGAATCGCTTCGCTGTAACGTATCCGGGACTAATCAACGATGTTCACGTTGGAGGAAAAATTCTTCTAGACGACGGATTAGTTGAATTAGAAGTAATTGAAGTACTAAAAGAACAAAACGAAATCCGTACTCGTGTCCTAAACTCAGGACCGCTTAAAAACAAAAAAGGTGTTAACGTTCCGAACGTGAGCGTAAACCTACCTGGAATCACGGATAAAGATGCTGCTGACATCATCTTCGGTATTGAGCAAGGTGTAGACTTCATCGCTGCTTCCTTCGTTCGTCGCGCTTCTGATGTCCTTGAAATTCGTGAATTGTTAGAGAAACATGACGCTACTCACATTCAAATCATTCCAAAGATTGAAAACCAAGAGGGCGTTGACAATATTAAAGAAATTTTAGAAGTAAGTGACGGCCTAATGGTGGCACGTGGTGACCTTGGTGTAGAAATCCCGGCTGAAGAGGTACCTCTTGTACAGAAGGAATTAATCCGTCAATGTAATCAAGCTGGTAAACCAGTTATTACAGCAACACAAATGCTTGATTCTATGCAGCGTAACCCACGTCCTACACGTGCCGAAGCAAGTGACGTTGCAAACGCCATTTTTGATGGAACGGATGCCATCATGCTTAGTGGTGAAACGGCTGCAGGTAGCTACCCTGTAGAAGCTGTAACAACTATGAACAACATTGCATTGCGTGCAGAGTCTGCCCTTGATCATCAAATGATCCTAAGCAACCTTTCTCGTACGAGTGATATGACGATTACAGATGCTATTAGCCAATCTGTTACTCATACAGCGATGAACCTAGACGTAGCTTCTATCTTAACTCCAACAGAAAGCGGCTATACAGCTAAGATGATTTCAAAATACCGTCCGAAGGCTCCACTTGTAGCTGTTACTTCTGATGAGCGCGTACAACGCATGCTATCCCTTGTATGGGGTGTTCATGCTGTATTAGGAGAACGCTCTGAGTCTACAGACGATATGCTTACAAAAGCAATTGAAAATGGACTTAAGACTGGCGCATTCAACCGCGGTGACCGCGTAATCATTACTGCTGGTGTTCCTGTAGGTGAAAGTGGTACAACAAACCTTATGAAAGTACACGTAGTAGGGGACGTTGTAGCAAAAGGACAAGGCATTGGTAAGAAATCTGCTTTCGGTAAAGCAGTTATTGCCAAAACGGCTGAAGAAGCAAACAGTAAAGTAGAAGAAGGAGACATCCTTGTTACAATCGGTACGGATAAAGAAATGATGCCTGCGATTGAAAAAGCAAGCGGTCTTGTTACACAAGAAGGTGGACTAACTTCTCATGCTGCTGTAGTAGGTCTTAGCCTTGGAATCCCGGTTATTGTCGGCGTTTCTGAAGCAACTACAATTGTTAACGATGGTGATGAAATTACGATTGATTCAGCTCGTGGTGACATCTATCAAGGTCATGCAAGCGTCCTATAA
- the citZ gene encoding citrate synthase, with the protein MAATKGLEGIIATESSISSIIDDQLTYVGYNIDDLAQNSSFEEVIYLLWNKKLPTKDELDHFKGELNREMAIPQSVVDHLKSYDLESVHPMAALRTAVSILGLNDEEADVMEASANKRKAIRIQAKMPAIVTAFARIRRGQEPVQPKEGLSFAANFLYMLNDEEPKDLEVEAVNKALVLHADHELNASTFTARVCVATLSDIYSGITSAIGALKGPLHGGANERVMKMLTEIGDEDRAIDAIKEKLENKEKIMGMGHRVYQNGDPRAKHLKEMSRELTELTGNSKWYNMSVKIEDYIKEHKGLPANVDFYSASVYHSLGIDHDLFTPLFAVSRASGWLAHILEQYDNNRLIRPRAEYTGPTGQTYTPIENR; encoded by the coding sequence ATGGCAGCTACAAAAGGTTTAGAAGGGATTATTGCAACGGAATCCTCTATCAGTTCTATTATTGATGACCAACTCACCTATGTGGGGTACAACATTGATGATTTAGCTCAAAATTCTAGTTTTGAAGAAGTGATCTACCTTCTTTGGAATAAGAAGTTACCTACAAAGGATGAGCTTGATCACTTTAAGGGTGAGTTAAATAGAGAGATGGCGATTCCTCAATCAGTGGTCGACCATCTGAAATCATATGATCTGGAATCGGTTCACCCTATGGCAGCGTTGCGCACCGCCGTTTCCATTCTAGGGTTAAACGATGAAGAGGCCGACGTGATGGAAGCAAGCGCAAATAAGCGTAAAGCGATCCGCATTCAGGCAAAAATGCCAGCAATCGTTACAGCTTTTGCTCGTATTCGTAGAGGACAAGAACCCGTTCAACCAAAAGAAGGTTTAAGCTTTGCAGCGAACTTCTTGTACATGCTTAATGATGAAGAACCAAAAGATCTTGAAGTGGAAGCTGTCAATAAAGCACTTGTGCTTCATGCTGACCATGAGTTAAACGCTTCTACCTTTACAGCGCGTGTTTGCGTGGCGACCTTATCAGATATTTATAGTGGTATTACTTCCGCGATCGGGGCGTTAAAAGGACCACTACATGGTGGGGCGAATGAGCGCGTTATGAAAATGTTGACAGAGATTGGCGATGAAGATCGCGCGATCGATGCGATTAAAGAAAAGCTTGAAAACAAAGAAAAGATTATGGGTATGGGGCACCGTGTCTATCAGAACGGGGATCCTCGTGCGAAGCACTTGAAAGAAATGTCTCGTGAACTTACTGAGCTTACCGGAAATTCGAAGTGGTATAACATGTCAGTGAAAATTGAAGATTATATCAAAGAGCACAAAGGGCTTCCTGCCAACGTCGATTTCTATTCCGCGTCTGTTTACCATAGCCTTGGTATCGACCATGACTTGTTCACACCACTATTTGCTGTGAGTCGTGCTTCTGGTTGGTTAGCGCATATTTTAGAACAGTATGACAATAACCGTCTGATCCGTCCACGTGCTGAGTATACAGGGCCAACAGGCCAAACGTATACACCAATTGAAAATCGTTAA
- a CDS encoding FadR/GntR family transcriptional regulator translates to MTIPSKSKVYEEVLKEIRRLIDLNKLSPGDKLPSERELSEQLSAGRSSVREALRAMELLGLIETRRGEGTFLSSYRPYHMVEILSAFILQEAKTKENLKSTKQLIEKEASKIAMHHLQEQDYQTLEEHIRLFESGSDTFHYDFFYTIFDVGENQLLLKIWRLMEEFSRTFHKPVYDIELYKALIDALQTKDDKRIETLCAQLYQEKLSK, encoded by the coding sequence GTGACAATACCATCTAAATCTAAAGTATACGAAGAGGTATTGAAGGAAATCAGACGCTTAATCGATTTAAATAAACTCTCTCCAGGAGATAAGCTTCCATCAGAGCGTGAGCTTTCTGAACAATTGAGTGCTGGTCGCTCTTCAGTTCGAGAAGCTCTACGCGCGATGGAACTTTTAGGTTTAATTGAAACGAGGAGGGGAGAAGGAACTTTTTTAAGTTCTTATCGCCCTTACCATATGGTTGAGATCTTGTCTGCTTTTATACTTCAAGAAGCGAAAACGAAAGAGAATTTAAAGTCTACGAAACAGCTTATTGAGAAGGAAGCTTCTAAAATCGCTATGCATCATTTACAAGAGCAAGATTATCAAACATTAGAAGAGCATATACGGTTATTTGAAAGCGGCTCTGATACGTTTCATTATGACTTTTTTTACACAATCTTTGATGTTGGGGAAAACCAGCTATTGCTAAAAATATGGCGCTTAATGGAAGAGTTTTCACGTACATTCCACAAACCCGTTTACGATATAGAGTTATATAAAGCACTTATTGATGCCCTTCAAACCAAGGACGACAAACGGATAGAAACGCTCTGTGCTCAACTCTATCAGGAGAAATTGTCGAAATGA
- a CDS encoding NAD(P)-dependent malic enzyme: MTNLREEALHMHRVHKGKLATHSKVPVKNKNDLSLAYSPGVAEPCKEIYDHKEAVYDYTMKGNMVAVVSDGSAVLGLGNIGAEASLPVMEGKAALFKSFAGVDAFPICLGTNDVDQIVQTVKLMEPTFGGVNLEDIAAPNCFLIEERLKKETNIPIFHDDQHGTAIVTVAGLMNALKLSGKKWSDIKVVANGAGAAGIAIIKLLYHFGVRDIIMCDSKGAIFEGRSYGMNDVKDEIAKMTNKDRIEGELSDVMEGADVFVGVSVGGLLSKEMVENMNDDPIIFAMANPEPEIMPEDAKNAGASVIGTGRSDFPNQVNNVLAFPGIFRGALDVRATRINEKMKIAAAEAIASLVSEEELHADYVIPAPFDSRVAPAVAAAVAKAAMESGVARHQVDPEEVAEKTRQLALIDEDNE; encoded by the coding sequence GTGACGAATTTACGTGAAGAGGCACTTCATATGCACCGTGTTCATAAAGGGAAACTTGCGACGCATTCAAAGGTTCCTGTTAAAAATAAAAATGATTTAAGTTTAGCTTATTCTCCAGGGGTAGCTGAGCCTTGTAAGGAAATCTATGATCATAAAGAAGCTGTCTATGATTATACGATGAAAGGGAACATGGTAGCTGTTGTGAGTGATGGTTCTGCTGTTCTTGGTTTAGGGAACATTGGTGCAGAAGCGTCTTTACCAGTTATGGAAGGAAAGGCGGCTTTATTTAAGAGTTTCGCAGGTGTTGATGCATTCCCAATTTGCCTAGGCACGAATGATGTGGATCAAATTGTGCAGACTGTTAAATTAATGGAGCCTACGTTCGGTGGAGTGAATCTTGAGGATATCGCTGCTCCAAACTGTTTCCTTATAGAAGAACGTCTTAAGAAAGAAACGAATATCCCGATTTTCCATGATGATCAACATGGTACAGCCATTGTAACGGTCGCTGGTTTAATGAACGCATTAAAGCTATCTGGCAAGAAGTGGTCCGACATTAAGGTTGTGGCTAATGGGGCTGGTGCAGCCGGTATTGCGATTATTAAGCTACTTTATCATTTCGGTGTTCGTGACATTATCATGTGTGACTCAAAAGGGGCTATCTTTGAAGGTCGCAGCTATGGAATGAACGACGTGAAAGATGAGATTGCGAAGATGACAAATAAAGACCGTATTGAAGGCGAGCTTTCTGATGTCATGGAGGGCGCAGATGTTTTCGTTGGGGTATCTGTTGGAGGATTACTTTCCAAGGAAATGGTTGAGAATATGAATGATGATCCAATTATCTTTGCCATGGCTAACCCAGAACCGGAGATTATGCCAGAAGATGCGAAGAATGCAGGGGCAAGTGTAATTGGAACAGGTCGTTCTGATTTCCCAAACCAGGTGAACAACGTGTTAGCCTTCCCTGGAATCTTCCGTGGTGCTCTAGATGTACGAGCTACTAGAATTAATGAAAAAATGAAGATTGCTGCGGCAGAAGCGATTGCTTCTCTGGTTAGTGAAGAAGAGCTACACGCCGATTATGTTATCCCTGCCCCGTTCGACTCACGTGTCGCCCCTGCTGTTGCGGCTGCTGTCGCCAAAGCCGCTATGGAATCCGGCGTGGCCCGTCATCAAGTTGATCCGGAAGAGGTTGCAGAGAAAACCCGTCAACTAGCGTTAATTGATGAAGATAACGAATAG
- the pfkA gene encoding 6-phosphofructokinase, which translates to MKKIGVLTSGGDAPGMNAAIRSVVRKSIYHGIEVYGIYYGYQGLIDGNIEKMELGSVGDIIQRGGTMLYTARCDDFKTPEGRQKGIDQLKKHGIEGLVVIGGDGSFMGAKKLTEAGYPCIGVPGTIDNDIPATDFTIGFDTALNTVIEAIDKIRDTATSHERTYVIEVMGRDAGDIALWAGLADGAESIIIPEVNDNFEDIVERLKRGHERGKKHSIILVAEGVGSGFDYGQRIKDATDLETRVTVLGHTQRGGSPTAYDRVLASRLGAKAVDLLIEGKAGRMVGIQNNKLVDHDIIEALNTKHELDLDMYKLSQELSI; encoded by the coding sequence ATGAAAAAAATAGGTGTGTTAACTAGTGGAGGAGATGCGCCAGGAATGAACGCTGCGATTCGTTCAGTCGTTCGTAAAAGCATCTACCACGGTATCGAAGTTTATGGAATTTACTATGGATACCAAGGTTTAATTGACGGTAACATCGAGAAAATGGAACTAGGTTCTGTAGGTGATATTATTCAACGTGGGGGTACGATGCTTTATACCGCTCGCTGTGATGATTTCAAAACACCAGAAGGCCGTCAAAAGGGAATTGATCAGTTAAAGAAACACGGCATCGAAGGTTTAGTTGTAATCGGTGGCGATGGTTCATTTATGGGAGCTAAGAAGCTGACAGAAGCTGGTTACCCATGTATTGGTGTACCTGGAACCATTGATAATGATATTCCTGCTACTGATTTTACGATTGGTTTTGATACAGCCTTGAACACTGTAATTGAGGCGATTGATAAAATTCGTGATACAGCAACCTCACATGAGCGTACTTATGTGATTGAAGTAATGGGAAGAGATGCTGGAGACATCGCCCTTTGGGCTGGATTAGCAGATGGAGCTGAAAGTATCATTATCCCAGAGGTGAATGATAACTTTGAGGATATTGTCGAGCGTTTAAAACGTGGCCATGAACGTGGCAAGAAACATAGTATTATCCTGGTAGCAGAAGGTGTTGGTTCAGGATTTGATTATGGACAGCGCATTAAAGATGCAACAGACCTTGAAACAAGAGTAACAGTTCTTGGGCACACACAACGTGGTGGTTCTCCAACTGCTTACGATCGTGTATTAGCTAGTCGTTTAGGTGCTAAAGCTGTGGACCTTCTTATCGAAGGAAAAGCTGGACGTATGGTTGGGATCCAGAACAATAAACTAGTTGATCATGACATTATTGAAGCTTTAAATACGAAGCATGAACTTGACTTAGACATGTATAAGCTATCTCAGGAATTATCTATATAA
- a CDS encoding FxsA family protein: MFRWLLIFILVVPALEIGVLVWAGNLVGPWWVILLIIATGILGAFLAKKQGMETLNRARDHVQRGMVPQEEIFDGVCILIGAVVLFTPGFITDAIGFILLLPITRMPLKRSLQKAVKRMMENGTITIFRR; encoded by the coding sequence GTGTTTCGTTGGTTATTAATTTTTATTTTAGTTGTCCCGGCACTTGAGATCGGAGTGCTTGTTTGGGCCGGAAACCTTGTAGGTCCTTGGTGGGTTATCCTGCTCATTATTGCTACAGGGATCCTTGGAGCGTTTTTAGCTAAGAAGCAAGGAATGGAGACGCTCAATCGCGCAAGAGATCATGTACAGCGCGGTATGGTTCCACAAGAGGAGATCTTTGACGGGGTTTGTATCCTAATTGGGGCCGTGGTGTTGTTTACACCTGGTTTTATTACCGACGCAATTGGTTTCATTCTGCTCCTCCCGATCACTCGAATGCCATTAAAACGTTCGCTCCAAAAGGCGGTCAAGCGCATGATGGAGAATGGAACGATTACGATATTTAGAAGATAG
- the accA gene encoding acetyl-CoA carboxylase carboxyl transferase subunit alpha: MKQVLEFEKPVMELREKIAELKTFTAESDMDLTSEIETLEQRLVKLEEDVYGNMKPWDRVQMARHAERPTTLDYVHELFTHFLEFHGDRLYGDDEAIVAGVAKYKGQPVTVIGHQRGKDTKENIRRNFGMPHPEGYRKALRHMKQAEKFNRPIICFIDTKGAYPGKAAEERGQSEAIARNLMEMAGLTVPVICIVIGEGGSGGALALGVGDRIHMLENSTYSVISPEGAAALLWKDSGLAQKAAETMMITSYDLKKLNVIDDIIPELKGGAHRDVAAQAAEIDQVLSQSLEELTLLSNEELLEKRWEKYKQIGDYTTL; this comes from the coding sequence GTGAAACAGGTATTAGAATTTGAGAAGCCCGTTATGGAACTGAGAGAAAAGATTGCAGAATTGAAGACATTCACTGCTGAGAGTGATATGGATTTAACTTCTGAGATCGAAACCTTAGAGCAACGTTTAGTAAAACTTGAAGAAGACGTCTACGGAAATATGAAACCATGGGACCGTGTGCAGATGGCTCGCCACGCTGAACGTCCTACAACGCTTGACTATGTACATGAATTGTTTACTCATTTCTTAGAGTTTCATGGAGATCGTTTATACGGAGATGATGAAGCGATCGTCGCAGGCGTTGCGAAATATAAAGGTCAGCCTGTCACGGTTATTGGGCACCAGCGTGGTAAAGATACGAAAGAAAACATTCGACGAAATTTCGGTATGCCTCATCCAGAAGGATATCGGAAAGCTTTACGTCATATGAAGCAAGCGGAGAAATTTAATCGTCCTATTATTTGCTTCATTGATACGAAAGGGGCTTATCCAGGGAAAGCTGCTGAAGAGCGAGGTCAGAGTGAAGCGATTGCCCGTAACCTGATGGAAATGGCTGGTTTGACTGTACCTGTTATATGTATTGTAATCGGTGAAGGAGGAAGTGGAGGGGCTCTTGCACTCGGTGTAGGAGATCGCATTCATATGCTTGAAAACTCTACTTACTCTGTTATTTCACCTGAAGGTGCAGCCGCTCTTCTTTGGAAGGATTCAGGCTTAGCACAAAAAGCTGCTGAGACGATGATGATTACATCTTACGACTTGAAGAAGCTAAATGTAATTGATGATATCATTCCTGAATTAAAAGGTGGAGCACACCGTGATGTGGCGGCTCAAGCTGCTGAAATCGACCAAGTGTTAAGTCAGTCCCTGGAAGAATTAACTCTCTTATCTAATGAAGAATTACTTGAGAAGAGATGGGAAAAATATAAGCAGATAGGAGATTATACGACATTGTAA